The following are encoded in a window of Sinomonas cyclohexanicum genomic DNA:
- the frr gene encoding ribosome recycling factor, which translates to MIEETLLEATDKMEKAVEVAKEDFASIRTGRANPALYAKVMVDYYGTPTPLQQLASFQVSDARTILITPYDKTALREVEKALSDSEVGANPSNDGNVIRVVLPELTQERRKEYVKVVKGKGEDAKVSIRSIRRKAKESLDKLVKDGEVGEDEGVRGEKELDSLTKKHTDAVDELVKRKEAELLEV; encoded by the coding sequence GTGATCGAAGAGACCCTGCTCGAAGCCACCGACAAGATGGAGAAGGCCGTCGAGGTGGCCAAGGAGGACTTCGCGTCGATCCGGACCGGCCGTGCCAACCCCGCGCTCTACGCGAAGGTCATGGTGGACTACTACGGCACGCCGACGCCGCTCCAGCAGCTGGCCTCGTTCCAGGTCTCCGACGCCCGCACGATCCTCATCACGCCTTATGACAAGACCGCCCTGCGGGAGGTCGAGAAGGCCCTGAGCGACTCGGAGGTCGGCGCCAACCCGTCCAACGACGGCAACGTGATCCGCGTCGTCCTGCCCGAGCTGACGCAGGAGCGCCGCAAGGAGTACGTCAAGGTCGTCAAGGGCAAGGGTGAGGACGCCAAGGTCTCGATCCGCAGCATCCGCCGCAAGGCGAAGGAGTCCCTCGACAAGCTCGTCAAGGACGGAGAGGTCGGCGAGGACGAGGGCGTGCGCGGCGAGAAGGAGCTCGACTCCCTCACGAAGAAGCACACGGACGCCGTGGACGAGCTCGTCAAGCGCAAGGAAGCCGAGCTGCTCGAAGTCTGA
- a CDS encoding phosphatidate cytidylyltransferase — MTTPQPDVPPAAPDTRRARKSRPSRAGRNLPAAIGVGLALLLLLLAGLFLWPMGFVLIAVAAAVLGVWEVFRALESHGTRVPVVPVLAAAIAIPVTAYFGGQEAQLFALVASCAAVLVWQSLDHHHDGAARSAFAGVFLLLWVPFLIGYAVLPLHEATPPPGFGLWPEGAFPHPMLELVLTLLLVVANDTFGYIVGASLGKHPMAPKISPKKSWEGFAGSVAGAVVVGILGSAFLLGRPWWVGIVLAVVMVGAATAGDLAESMVKRELGIKDMSSILPGHGGMMDRLDSILFATPAAYLVFSLLPAG, encoded by the coding sequence ATGACCACGCCCCAGCCCGACGTGCCGCCTGCGGCACCCGACACGCGCCGGGCGCGGAAGTCCCGGCCTTCTCGGGCCGGGCGCAACCTGCCGGCGGCGATCGGTGTGGGCTTGGCTCTGCTCCTCCTGCTGCTGGCAGGGCTCTTCCTCTGGCCGATGGGATTCGTGCTGATCGCGGTCGCCGCGGCTGTTCTAGGGGTGTGGGAGGTGTTCCGTGCCCTCGAGTCGCACGGGACCAGGGTTCCGGTTGTCCCCGTCCTCGCCGCCGCGATCGCGATCCCGGTGACCGCGTACTTCGGCGGCCAGGAGGCGCAGCTGTTCGCCCTCGTGGCCAGCTGCGCGGCGGTGCTCGTCTGGCAGAGCCTGGACCACCATCACGACGGTGCCGCGCGGAGCGCCTTCGCCGGGGTCTTCCTCCTGCTGTGGGTCCCGTTCCTCATCGGCTACGCGGTCCTGCCGCTGCACGAGGCGACGCCGCCCCCGGGGTTCGGCCTCTGGCCGGAGGGGGCCTTCCCGCACCCGATGCTCGAGCTCGTGCTGACGCTCCTGCTCGTCGTGGCGAACGACACGTTCGGCTACATAGTGGGTGCGAGCCTCGGCAAGCACCCCATGGCCCCGAAGATCAGCCCGAAGAAGTCGTGGGAGGGCTTCGCCGGGTCCGTGGCCGGGGCCGTGGTCGTGGGCATCCTTGGTTCGGCGTTCCTGCTGGGACGCCCCTGGTGGGTCGGCATCGTCCTCGCGGTGGTGATGGTGGGTGCCGCCACTGCGGGAGACCTCGCCGAGTCAATGGTCAAGCGTGAGCTGGGCATCAAGGACATGAGCAGTATCCTCCCGGGCCACGGCGGCATGATGGACAGGCTCGACTCGATCCTGTTCGCGACGCCTGCGGCCTATCTCGTCTTCAGCCTCTTGCCGGCCGGTTAG
- a CDS encoding DivIVA domain-containing protein, which yields MRGLAYVAHTEDSAAAGFDRVGRGDLGYSPKQVEKFLGAARAYLEDPSAPVVTSHEVRTVSFDAVRGGYDANEVDAALDRLEDAFARRERDDLIQRSGEDAWLREIGQLAGLLRGRLMRGDGERFRRPSSQKAPSYHTQDVDDLCVRLLDYLENGSPMSADEVRVAVFRTVSGQEGYEETQVDAFLDRVVELMASID from the coding sequence ATGAGAGGACTCGCATACGTGGCGCACACCGAGGACAGTGCGGCGGCAGGATTCGACCGGGTCGGGCGGGGCGACCTGGGCTACAGCCCTAAGCAGGTGGAGAAGTTCCTGGGCGCGGCCCGCGCCTATCTTGAGGACCCTTCGGCCCCCGTGGTGACGAGCCACGAGGTCCGCACCGTCTCGTTCGATGCCGTCCGCGGCGGGTATGACGCGAACGAGGTCGACGCGGCCCTTGACCGTCTCGAGGACGCGTTCGCGCGCCGCGAGCGGGACGATCTGATCCAGCGGTCCGGTGAGGACGCCTGGCTCCGCGAGATCGGCCAGCTTGCCGGGCTCCTCCGGGGCCGCCTCATGCGGGGGGACGGGGAACGCTTCCGGCGCCCGAGCAGCCAGAAGGCGCCGAGCTACCACACGCAGGACGTCGATGATCTCTGCGTGCGGCTCCTGGACTACCTCGAGAACGGCTCGCCGATGAGCGCCGACGAGGTGCGCGTGGCCGTGTTCCGGACGGTATCCGGGCAGGAAGGCTACGAGGAGACCCAAGTCGACGCGTTCCTCGACCGAGTGGTCGAGCTCATGGCCTCCATCGACTGA
- a CDS encoding sodium/solute symporter, whose protein sequence is MSPAIGLTALGVVAVATVLVGFYGLRISRTTSDFYVASRTVPPWWNASAIGGEYLSAASFLGVAGLIMVSGSGALWYPVGYTAGFLMLLLFVAAPLRRSGAYTVPDFTAARLGSLAARRTTSVLVVLIGWLYIIPQLQGAALAVRITTGLPGWVGSAAVVAVVVCAVMIGGMRSITFVQAFQFWLKLAALAIPAVFLVLVLAGRGAPEVPEGLDAALPAPGALTTPDGGYRTFSLLLALLFGTLGLPHVLVRFYTNPDGRTARRTTVIVLGLLSVFYLFPTTFGAMGRLAAPDLASEGDALAILLPERLLAGPLGTALSALVLAGAMAAFLSTTSGLLVSVSGVISQELFGGSVRGFRTAAALAAVVPLATAFWVSPQALAGSVGLVFAFTASTICPLLVLGIWWRRLTPAGAVAGMVTGALACGGALVASGAIAAGALGPEAKESVVAAACAQPAAWTVPLAFAVMVVVSRASSRTVPRGADRFLVRLHSPEPRG, encoded by the coding sequence GTGAGCCCCGCCATCGGGCTCACGGCCCTCGGCGTCGTGGCGGTCGCGACAGTCCTGGTGGGCTTCTACGGCCTGCGCATCTCCCGGACGACGAGCGACTTCTACGTGGCCTCCCGCACGGTGCCGCCCTGGTGGAACGCGTCCGCGATCGGCGGTGAGTACCTCTCCGCCGCGAGCTTCCTCGGGGTGGCAGGGCTCATCATGGTCAGCGGCTCGGGCGCCCTCTGGTACCCCGTGGGTTACACCGCAGGGTTCCTCATGCTGCTGCTGTTCGTCGCCGCTCCCCTGCGCCGCTCGGGTGCGTACACCGTCCCTGACTTCACCGCCGCCCGGCTCGGCTCCCTCGCGGCGCGACGCACCACGAGCGTGCTGGTCGTGCTCATCGGCTGGCTCTACATCATCCCCCAGCTCCAAGGGGCCGCGCTCGCCGTGCGGATCACCACGGGACTGCCGGGCTGGGTCGGCTCGGCGGCTGTGGTCGCCGTCGTCGTGTGCGCCGTCATGATCGGTGGGATGCGCTCGATCACGTTCGTTCAGGCGTTTCAGTTCTGGCTCAAGCTCGCGGCGCTCGCCATCCCGGCGGTCTTCCTTGTGCTGGTGCTCGCCGGCCGCGGCGCCCCGGAGGTCCCGGAGGGGCTGGACGCGGCGCTTCCCGCACCGGGCGCGCTCACGACGCCCGACGGCGGCTACCGCACCTTCTCGCTCCTGCTCGCCCTGCTCTTCGGCACCCTCGGGCTGCCGCACGTGCTCGTGCGGTTCTACACGAATCCCGACGGCCGCACGGCACGGCGCACCACCGTGATCGTGCTCGGGCTGCTGTCCGTGTTCTACCTGTTCCCCACCACGTTCGGGGCCATGGGGCGCCTCGCCGCCCCGGACCTCGCGAGCGAGGGCGACGCCCTCGCGATCCTGCTGCCCGAGCGCCTCCTGGCCGGGCCGCTCGGGACGGCGCTCTCGGCCCTCGTCCTCGCAGGAGCCATGGCCGCGTTCCTCTCGACGACGTCCGGCCTGCTCGTGTCGGTCTCGGGCGTGATCAGCCAAGAGCTCTTCGGCGGCAGCGTGCGCGGGTTCCGCACGGCGGCGGCCCTGGCCGCCGTCGTGCCCCTCGCCACCGCCTTCTGGGTGAGCCCGCAGGCGCTCGCCGGGAGCGTCGGGCTCGTCTTCGCGTTCACGGCCTCGACCATCTGCCCCCTGCTCGTCCTGGGTATCTGGTGGCGGAGGCTCACGCCGGCGGGGGCCGTTGCGGGCATGGTCACGGGTGCACTCGCTTGCGGCGGCGCGCTCGTGGCCTCCGGGGCCATCGCCGCGGGGGCGCTCGGACCGGAGGCCAAGGAGTCGGTCGTCGCGGCCGCCTGCGCGCAGCCCGCTGCGTGGACGGTGCCGCTCGCGTTCGCCGTCATGGTGGTCGTCTCGCGCGCAAGCAGCCGCACGGTCCCCCGCGGCGCCGACCGGTTCTTGGTCAGGCTCCACTCCCCCGAGCCGCGAGGCTAG
- a CDS encoding LytR/AlgR family response regulator transcription factor, translating into MITALVVDDELPAVQELSYLLGQDERIGAVHTATSGTDALKTLEREDVDAIFLDIHMPGLSGLELARVIARFSAPPAVVFVTADEDHALEAFDLAATDYLLKPVRPQRLERCIGRIAEQREGARGPADAAPEVITVEQAGVTRMIRRDDVAFVQAQGDYARLHTSEGSYLVRVPLTDLERQWGPSGFVRIHRSFLVAMDAVQQLRLGGTQPTVLAGGSELPVSRRCLPGLRERLASRRIRPLP; encoded by the coding sequence ATGATCACCGCCCTCGTCGTCGACGACGAGCTGCCCGCCGTGCAGGAGCTCTCCTACCTCCTCGGCCAGGACGAGCGCATCGGCGCCGTCCACACCGCGACCTCCGGGACCGACGCATTGAAGACCCTCGAACGCGAGGACGTTGACGCGATCTTCCTCGACATCCACATGCCGGGCCTGAGCGGACTCGAGCTCGCCAGGGTGATCGCACGGTTCTCGGCGCCCCCGGCGGTCGTCTTCGTCACGGCGGACGAGGACCATGCGCTCGAGGCCTTCGACCTGGCGGCCACAGACTACCTGCTCAAGCCCGTGCGGCCCCAGCGGCTCGAACGCTGCATCGGCCGGATCGCCGAGCAGCGCGAGGGGGCGCGCGGCCCTGCGGACGCGGCGCCCGAGGTCATCACGGTCGAGCAGGCGGGCGTGACGCGCATGATCCGGCGCGACGACGTCGCGTTCGTCCAGGCCCAGGGCGACTACGCCCGTCTGCACACGTCCGAGGGCTCGTATCTCGTGCGCGTCCCGCTGACGGACCTCGAGCGGCAGTGGGGCCCCTCCGGGTTCGTCCGCATCCACCGCTCGTTCCTCGTGGCCATGGATGCGGTGCAGCAGCTGCGGCTCGGCGGCACCCAGCCCACGGTCCTGGCGGGAGGAAGCGAGCTCCCCGTGAGCCGGAGGTGCCTGCCGGGCCTCCGGGAGCGGCTCGCGTCACGCCGGATCCGCCCGTTGCCGTGA
- a CDS encoding sensor histidine kinase, whose translation MAPDVLTFAALILVVAAGAAVGVVAWRLWRSRRDFGSEAERASYTILHSAAQAGRYLRKGLEPEGAAKAAHHLRSMLGAPALALTDASRLLAWDGESAAHAGTVMALAAKTLVQGRARVAHNDELDCDAAGCTAPECRLREAVIAPVRAGGRVIGTVVAFTPSTGVGLVRAAGEVADWVATQAELAELDRSRTLLMEAEVRALRAQISPHFIYNSLNAIASYILTDPARARELVVEFADFTRYSFRRHGDFTTLAEELRSIDQYLLLERARFGERLQVSLRIAPEVLGILIPFLSLQPLVENAVRHGLEAREGVGHISITAEDTPHEAVVRIEDDGAGMDPERLRDVLAGHAGGIHVGLRNVDARLRQVYGDDHGLVVETAPGQGTLITMRIPKSQPQHDVRPPVD comes from the coding sequence ATGGCCCCCGACGTCCTCACGTTCGCCGCGCTCATCCTCGTGGTCGCGGCGGGCGCCGCCGTGGGCGTCGTGGCCTGGCGGCTGTGGCGGTCGCGGCGGGACTTCGGCAGTGAGGCCGAGCGGGCCAGCTACACGATCCTGCATTCGGCCGCGCAGGCCGGAAGGTACCTGCGCAAGGGGCTCGAGCCCGAGGGCGCCGCCAAGGCGGCCCACCACCTGCGGTCCATGCTCGGCGCCCCCGCGCTCGCCCTCACCGACGCGTCCCGGCTGCTCGCGTGGGACGGCGAGAGCGCGGCCCACGCGGGCACGGTCATGGCCCTCGCGGCCAAGACCCTCGTCCAGGGCCGTGCCCGGGTTGCGCACAACGACGAGCTGGACTGCGACGCCGCCGGGTGCACGGCGCCGGAATGCCGCCTGCGCGAGGCCGTCATCGCTCCCGTCCGCGCGGGCGGACGGGTCATCGGCACCGTGGTGGCGTTCACGCCGTCGACCGGGGTGGGCCTCGTGCGGGCGGCGGGCGAGGTAGCCGACTGGGTGGCGACCCAGGCCGAACTCGCCGAGCTCGACAGGTCCCGCACCCTTCTCATGGAGGCCGAGGTCAGGGCGCTGCGGGCCCAGATCAGCCCGCACTTCATCTACAACTCGCTCAACGCGATCGCCTCCTACATCCTCACCGATCCGGCGCGCGCACGGGAGCTCGTGGTGGAGTTCGCCGACTTCACGAGGTACTCATTCCGGAGGCATGGCGACTTCACGACCCTTGCGGAAGAGCTGCGCAGCATCGACCAGTACCTGCTCCTCGAGCGGGCGCGGTTCGGTGAGCGGCTTCAGGTGAGCCTGCGCATCGCGCCCGAGGTGCTCGGCATCCTCATCCCCTTCCTGAGCCTCCAGCCGCTCGTCGAGAACGCCGTGCGACACGGCCTCGAGGCCCGCGAGGGCGTAGGGCACATCAGCATCACGGCCGAGGACACCCCGCACGAGGCGGTGGTGAGGATCGAGGACGACGGCGCCGGGATGGACCCCGAGCGCCTGCGCGACGTCCTGGCCGGGCACGCTGGCGGAATCCACGTCGGCCTGCGCAACGTCGACGCGCGGCTGAGGCAGGTCTACGGCGACGACCACGGGCTCGTCGTCGAGACCGCCCCGGGCCAGGGCACGCTCATCACGATGCGCATCCCCAAGTCCCAGCCCCAGCACGATGTGCGCCCGCCAGTAGACTGA
- a CDS encoding DUF485 domain-containing protein, whose product MGNDASRDATAEPAARPDFQLVQASSEFRELRRSHRSFVFPIAGAFLLWYFLYVLLADYAHDFMSIKVWGNINLGLLLGLLQFVSTFGITAWYVRHANKKLDPAAEAIRSEIEHHDFDHGASAGTASASADSDGSAR is encoded by the coding sequence ATGGGCAACGACGCCTCCCGGGACGCGACGGCCGAGCCGGCCGCCCGCCCGGACTTCCAGCTGGTCCAAGCCAGCAGCGAGTTCCGTGAGCTGCGCAGGAGCCACCGCAGCTTCGTGTTCCCGATCGCCGGAGCGTTCCTGCTCTGGTACTTCCTGTACGTCCTGCTGGCCGACTACGCGCATGACTTCATGTCCATCAAGGTCTGGGGCAACATCAACCTCGGCCTCCTGCTCGGCCTGCTCCAGTTCGTGAGCACGTTCGGCATCACGGCCTGGTACGTGCGCCACGCCAACAAGAAGCTCGACCCGGCGGCGGAGGCGATCCGCAGCGAGATCGAGCACCACGACTTCGACCATGGCGCATCGGCCGGCACGGCATCCGCGAGCGCCGACTCCGACGGGAGCGCCCGATGA
- a CDS encoding solute symporter family protein, whose translation MNLASNLQDSSWLNMAIFAVFVGITIVIVLRASKTNKTAADYYAGGRSFTGGQNGTAIAGDYLSAASFLGITGAIAVNGYDGFLYSIGFLVAWLVALLLVAELLRNTGKFTMADVLAFRLREKPVRIAAAISTLAVCFFYLLAQMAGAGGLIALLLGISDWAGQSVVITVVGALMIMYVLLGGMKGTTWVQIIKAVLLIIGAFAMTIWVLALNGFDLSALLGKAAEAGGTKLLNPGLAYGKSDTSKLDFVSLGLALVLGTAALPHVLMRFYTVPTAKEARKSVVWAIWLIGAFYLFTLVLGYGAAALIGADAIKAAPGGVNSAAPLLAFELGGPLLLGFISAVAFATILAVVAGLTITAAASFAHDIYANVLAKGKTTPASEVKVARRTVVVIGIFAIIGGIFANGQNVAFLVALAFAVAASANLPTILFSLFWKKFTTKGALWSIYGGLASAVLLIAFSPVVSGAKTSMIPGANFAWFPLSNPGIVSIPLAFFLGWLGTVLDKRREDPAKQAEMEVRSLTGIGAEKAVTH comes from the coding sequence ATGAACCTCGCCTCCAACCTGCAGGACAGCTCATGGCTCAACATGGCGATCTTCGCCGTGTTCGTGGGCATCACCATCGTGATCGTGCTGCGCGCCAGCAAGACGAACAAGACCGCCGCGGACTACTACGCCGGCGGGCGCTCCTTCACCGGCGGCCAGAACGGGACCGCCATCGCGGGCGACTACCTCTCGGCGGCCTCGTTCCTCGGCATCACCGGCGCGATCGCCGTCAACGGCTACGACGGCTTCCTGTACTCGATCGGCTTCCTCGTCGCCTGGCTCGTCGCGCTCCTGCTCGTCGCCGAGCTCCTGCGCAACACCGGCAAGTTCACCATGGCGGACGTCCTCGCGTTCCGCCTCCGGGAGAAGCCGGTCCGCATCGCCGCGGCCATCTCGACCCTCGCGGTGTGCTTCTTCTACCTCCTGGCCCAGATGGCCGGCGCGGGCGGCCTCATCGCGCTCCTCCTCGGCATCTCCGACTGGGCAGGCCAGTCGGTCGTCATCACCGTGGTCGGCGCGCTCATGATCATGTACGTGCTCCTCGGCGGCATGAAGGGCACCACCTGGGTGCAGATCATCAAGGCGGTGCTGCTCATCATCGGCGCGTTCGCCATGACCATCTGGGTCCTGGCCCTCAACGGCTTCGACCTGTCCGCGCTCCTCGGGAAGGCCGCGGAGGCGGGCGGGACGAAACTCCTCAACCCCGGGCTCGCGTACGGCAAGAGCGACACCTCCAAGCTCGACTTCGTCTCCCTCGGCCTGGCCCTCGTGCTCGGCACGGCCGCCCTCCCGCACGTGCTCATGCGCTTCTATACCGTGCCGACGGCCAAGGAGGCCAGAAAGTCGGTCGTGTGGGCCATCTGGCTCATCGGAGCGTTCTACCTCTTCACCCTCGTCCTCGGCTACGGCGCGGCGGCGCTCATCGGCGCCGATGCGATCAAGGCCGCTCCCGGCGGGGTGAACTCGGCGGCCCCGCTGCTCGCGTTCGAGCTCGGCGGCCCGCTCCTCCTGGGCTTCATCTCCGCGGTCGCGTTCGCGACGATCCTCGCGGTCGTGGCCGGCCTGACCATCACGGCGGCGGCGTCCTTCGCCCACGACATCTACGCGAACGTCCTCGCCAAGGGCAAGACCACCCCGGCCTCCGAGGTCAAGGTGGCCCGCCGCACCGTCGTGGTGATCGGCATCTTCGCAATCATCGGCGGCATCTTCGCCAACGGCCAGAACGTCGCGTTCCTCGTGGCCCTCGCGTTCGCCGTGGCGGCCTCCGCCAACCTGCCCACGATCCTCTTCTCGCTCTTCTGGAAGAAGTTCACCACCAAGGGCGCGCTCTGGAGCATCTACGGCGGCCTCGCCTCCGCGGTCCTGCTCATCGCCTTCTCCCCGGTGGTCTCCGGTGCGAAGACCTCGATGATCCCGGGAGCGAACTTCGCATGGTTCCCGCTGAGCAACCCGGGCATCGTCTCGATCCCGCTCGCGTTCTTCCTCGGCTGGCTCGGCACCGTGCTGGACAAGCGCCGCGAGGATCCGGCCAAGCAGGCGGAGATGGAGGTCCGGTCGCTCACCGGCATCGGCGCCGAGAAGGCGGTGACGCACTGA
- a CDS encoding Lrp/AsnC family transcriptional regulator produces the protein MHVVDATDARILRALAKDPRRTVVALAQELGLSRNTVQARLARLETGNAFLTFDRRINPTSLGYPLLAFITVHVQQRKLAEITGHIAEIPEVLEGHGLTGTADLLLRVVAVDAEDLFRINGKILAVDGVERTDTALAMGDLIPFRMDPLLAKGPRPPT, from the coding sequence ATGCACGTCGTCGACGCGACCGATGCCCGCATCCTGCGGGCCCTCGCCAAGGACCCCCGGCGGACCGTGGTCGCGCTCGCCCAGGAGCTCGGGCTCTCCCGCAACACGGTGCAGGCGCGGCTCGCACGCCTCGAGACGGGCAACGCCTTCCTGACGTTCGACAGGCGCATCAATCCCACGTCCCTGGGCTACCCGCTCCTCGCATTCATCACCGTGCACGTCCAGCAGCGCAAGCTCGCCGAGATCACCGGCCACATCGCCGAGATCCCGGAGGTGCTCGAGGGCCATGGCCTCACCGGCACCGCCGACCTCCTCCTCAGGGTCGTTGCCGTGGACGCCGAGGACCTGTTCCGGATCAACGGCAAGATCCTCGCCGTGGACGGGGTCGAGCGGACGGATACCGCGCTCGCCATGGGCGACCTCATACCGTTCAGGATGGACCCCCTCCTCGCCAAGGGTCCCCGACCGCCCACGTAG
- the pdhA gene encoding pyruvate dehydrogenase (acetyl-transferring) E1 component subunit alpha: protein MLTGDDGLPIQLLSPEGERRPHERYDRLVADLDHDALVGLYEDMVVARRIDAEGTALQRQGQVALWPPFLGQEAAQIGSARATRPDDFIFASYREIAVAYARGIPAEDLMKQWRGTQNAGWDPFEFNMAPTQVVIGAQPLHAVGYAMGVQFDGAETAVITYFGDGATSQGDVNEAMVFAASYQAPVVLFCQNNHWAISEPVGLQAHVPIGLRAPGFGIPSVRVDGNDVLACLAVTREALEHAREGHGPSYIEAVTYRMGAHTTADDPTRYRDANELEDWRGRDPISRFEAYLIHADILDAARRAAVAAKADAVAAELREATIHMPDPEPEELFEHVYAGSHPILERQRDQFGRYHAVFADHPESVAYSDFTEGAR from the coding sequence ATGTTGACCGGCGACGACGGCTTGCCGATCCAGCTTCTCTCGCCCGAGGGCGAGCGCCGCCCCCATGAGCGCTACGACCGCCTCGTCGCCGACCTCGACCATGACGCCCTCGTGGGGCTCTACGAGGACATGGTGGTCGCCCGGCGCATCGACGCCGAAGGCACCGCCCTCCAGCGGCAGGGGCAGGTGGCCCTCTGGCCTCCGTTCCTGGGTCAGGAGGCCGCGCAGATCGGCTCGGCCCGCGCCACCCGTCCGGACGACTTCATCTTCGCCAGCTATCGCGAGATCGCGGTCGCGTACGCGCGCGGAATCCCCGCCGAAGACCTCATGAAGCAGTGGCGGGGCACCCAGAATGCCGGCTGGGATCCCTTCGAGTTCAACATGGCCCCCACCCAGGTGGTCATCGGCGCCCAGCCGCTGCACGCCGTCGGCTACGCGATGGGCGTCCAATTCGACGGCGCGGAGACCGCCGTCATCACATACTTCGGCGACGGCGCCACGAGCCAGGGCGACGTCAACGAGGCCATGGTCTTCGCTGCGAGCTACCAGGCACCCGTGGTGCTGTTCTGCCAGAACAACCACTGGGCCATCTCCGAGCCGGTGGGCCTTCAGGCGCACGTGCCGATCGGCCTCCGCGCCCCGGGCTTCGGGATCCCGAGCGTCCGCGTCGACGGGAACGACGTGCTCGCGTGCCTCGCCGTGACCCGCGAGGCCCTCGAGCATGCCCGCGAGGGCCACGGCCCCTCCTATATCGAGGCCGTCACCTACCGCATGGGCGCCCACACGACCGCGGACGATCCGACCCGCTACCGCGACGCGAATGAGCTCGAGGACTGGAGGGGACGCGACCCGATCTCGCGGTTCGAGGCCTACCTCATCCACGCGGACATCCTCGACGCCGCGCGGCGCGCGGCCGTCGCCGCGAAGGCCGACGCCGTGGCCGCCGAGCTCCGGGAGGCAACGATCCACATGCCCGATCCCGAGCCCGAGGAGCTGTTCGAGCACGTCTACGCGGGCTCCCACCCGATCCTGGAGCGGCAGCGCGACCAGTTCGGCCGCTACCACGCCGTCTTCGCCGACCACCCCGAATCGGTCGCCTACAGCGACTTCACGGAGGGAGCACGCTGA
- a CDS encoding alpha-ketoacid dehydrogenase subunit beta, whose product MSEMTFSKALNAGLRKAMERDPKVVLMGEDIGRLGGVFRITDGLQKDFGAHRVIDTPLAESGIMGTAIGMAYRGYRPVVEVQFDGFVYPAFDQIVAQVAKLHYRSRGTVKVPITLRLPFGGGIGSPEHHSESPEAYFAHTAGLRVVAPSNPQDAYTMIQEAIACDDPVVFLEPKRRYHDKGQVDEALADSIGGLGLGSSRVAVEGTDVTLVAYGPMVKTCLDVAVAAEDEGVSVEVIDLRSLSPVDYGPLEASVRKTGRLVIAHEASRTLGLGAELAAEITERCFYHLEHAPVRVTGYDIPYPPSKLEFYHLPDLDRILDGVDRVMDRPNSLSGMEDDA is encoded by the coding sequence ATGTCCGAGATGACATTCTCCAAGGCGCTGAACGCCGGCCTGCGCAAGGCGATGGAGCGGGACCCCAAGGTCGTGCTCATGGGCGAGGACATCGGCCGGCTGGGCGGCGTGTTCCGCATCACCGACGGCCTCCAGAAGGATTTCGGCGCCCATCGCGTCATCGACACCCCGCTGGCCGAGTCGGGCATCATGGGCACGGCGATCGGCATGGCGTACCGCGGTTATCGGCCCGTCGTCGAGGTCCAGTTCGACGGGTTCGTGTACCCCGCGTTCGACCAGATCGTGGCGCAGGTGGCCAAGCTCCACTACCGCTCCCGCGGCACGGTGAAGGTGCCGATCACGCTCCGGCTGCCCTTCGGCGGCGGCATCGGCTCGCCCGAGCACCACTCGGAGTCGCCCGAGGCGTACTTCGCCCACACGGCGGGCCTGCGCGTCGTCGCGCCGTCGAACCCGCAGGACGCGTACACCATGATCCAGGAGGCCATCGCGTGCGACGACCCCGTGGTGTTCCTCGAGCCGAAGCGCCGGTACCACGACAAGGGCCAGGTCGATGAGGCCCTCGCGGACAGCATCGGCGGGCTGGGCCTGGGCTCCTCACGCGTTGCCGTGGAGGGCACGGACGTCACGCTCGTGGCCTACGGGCCGATGGTCAAGACGTGCCTCGACGTCGCGGTGGCGGCGGAGGACGAGGGCGTCTCGGTCGAGGTCATCGACCTGCGGTCCCTTTCCCCGGTGGACTACGGGCCGCTCGAGGCCTCGGTACGCAAGACCGGCCGGCTCGTGATCGCGCACGAGGCATCCCGGACGCTCGGGCTCGGCGCCGAGCTCGCCGCCGAGATCACGGAACGCTGCTTCTACCACCTCGAGCACGCGCCCGTCCGTGTCACGGGCTACGACATCCCGTACCCGCCCTCGAAGCTCGAGTTCTACCACCTGCCCGATCTGGACAGGATCCTCGACGGCGTGGACCGCGTGATGGACCGCCCCAACTCGCTCAGCGGAATGGAGGACGACGCATGA